The sequence ATTGGAGGCTGACGCCTCGGCGTTGTCTCAGCGATCCACTTCCACGTTGTCAGCGTCCACTTCGTCGGCGCTGCGCGCCTCGATGGCGAGCGCGTGGATTCTGTGTGGAATCAGGTCTGCGAGTTTGTCATAAACCGCGCGGTGACGCGCGATCCTGCTCATGCCGCGGAAAGCAGGGGCGACAATCTGCAGGGTGTAATGGCCTCCGCCGCCGGCTGCACCAGGGTGGCCGACATGCTTGGCGCTGTCGTCGAGCAGCGTGAGCTGCGCCGGCGCTAGCGACGCCAGGCGTTCGCGGATTTCCATTTCCAACGGCTTGCTCACGGCAGGACGCGCTTGAACGGGCGGACTTCGGTGCGCGCGAACACGCCTTCGGCGACGTAAGGGTCAGCGGCAAGCCAGGTTTCCGCCTCGGTTTGCGAGGCGAATTCGGCGACCACCAGGCTGCCGGAAAAGCCGGCGGGGCCAGGGTCGGGACTGTCGATAGCGGGAAGCGGACCCGCCAGAATGAGCCGGCCGGCATCGGCCAGGGCCTGCAGCCGTTCGAGATGCGCCGGACGCGCCTTGGCGCGCTTGGTGAGCGTGTCCTGGGCCTCATGGCCGAGCAGCATGTACAACATCACTTCTTTTCCTCTTCACCGATGTAGCGCGACAGCATCAGGCTCTGCGCGAACACGAACAGGATCATCAGACCGATACCGCCAAAGAGCTTGAAGTTCACCCAGGTGGATTCGGAGAAATGGTAGGCGACGAAAAGATTGATGGCGCCCATCGCGACGAAGAAGCCGGCCCACGAGAAATTCAGGCGAGACCAGACCGCGTCGGGCAATTCGATCTGCGAGCCGAGCATCGAGCGGATCGCGTTGCGCTTGAAGGCGAGCGTGGCGACCAGCATGCCGAGGCCCATGCCCCAGTACAGGATGGTGGGCTTCCACTTGATGAAGGTCGGGTTATGCAGCGCGATGGTGAGTCCGCCGAACACCACGACCACGACCAGCGTGAACCACATCATGGCGTCGACCTTGCGGCGGACGAACCAGGCCCAGGCGATCTGCGCAATCGTGGCGCCGATGGCGACCAGCGTGGCCGTATAGATGTCGGTGACCCGGTAGGCGACGAAGAACAGCAGGACCGGGAAGAGATCGAAGAGGATTTTCATGTTGGGCTCGGATTATACCGATCGGGCCGCTGGTCTCCGGCCGGCAGCGCCAATACCGCAAGCAGGCCACCGCCGGGGCGTGGGAGGAGTTCAAGCCGACCACCATGCAGACGCGCCACCCGATTGACGATGGCCAGTCCCAGACCGGAGCCGCGCGCGTCGGTGCGGGCCGCTTCGAGGCGGGTGAAGGGGCGCTTGAGTCGTTCGACATGTTCGAGCGGGATGCCCGGGCCGCGATCCATGACCATCAGCCGCATTTCGTGGCCCACGCGTTCCAGCGC is a genomic window of Niveibacterium sp. SC-1 containing:
- a CDS encoding BolA family protein, which gives rise to MEIRERLASLAPAQLTLLDDSAKHVGHPGAAGGGGHYTLQIVAPAFRGMSRIARHRAVYDKLADLIPHRIHALAIEARSADEVDADNVEVDR
- a CDS encoding YciI family protein, producing the protein MLYMLLGHEAQDTLTKRAKARPAHLERLQALADAGRLILAGPLPAIDSPDPGPAGFSGSLVVAEFASQTEAETWLAADPYVAEGVFARTEVRPFKRVLP
- a CDS encoding septation protein A; protein product: MKILFDLFPVLLFFVAYRVTDIYTATLVAIGATIAQIAWAWFVRRKVDAMMWFTLVVVVVFGGLTIALHNPTFIKWKPTILYWGMGLGMLVATLAFKRNAIRSMLGSQIELPDAVWSRLNFSWAGFFVAMGAINLFVAYHFSESTWVNFKLFGGIGLMILFVFAQSLMLSRYIGEEEKK